CGTTTGCATGCTCGATGCCTCTGGTATCGACTTTGTGGGAGCGGAATACGTCTTCGTCTTTTTTGTTGAAGTCTTCGCCTACGACGGCGACGATCCGAACCTGCGTAAAGTAGCTTGCAGACAGCGCGAAGTATGTTGCGGCACCACCGAGGCAGCGATCAACCTGGCCGGAAGGACTCTTGATACCGTCATATGCGACCGAACCAACGACAACGATGGCCATCAGGCTTTCGCCTCCTGCGTCTTGAGATATTTGTCAAGCAGCAGGTTGAGCTTGCGACGAGTCTCGGCGGGAATTCTTGAGCGGTCTGTCAGAATCGCGTACTCCAGCGCCGAGCCGCACTTGCACGACCGCGTTTTCGGCATGTCGGCCACCGTCTGGCGGACGACTCTGCACGCGTTCTCAGCGTTCTTGTTGAGATAAGAAATTACGGTCTCGACCGTCACGGCATCGTGTTCGGGATGCCAGCAGTCATAATCTGTGACCATCGCGATAGTTGCGTAGCAAATCTCGGCCTCGCGAGCGAGCTTGGCCTCTTGGAGATTCGTCATGCCGATCACGTCCATGCCCCAGCTTCGGTACAAATTGGATTCGGCGCGCGTCGAGAATTGCGGACCTTCGATACAGATGTACGTTCCACCGCTCTTGCCGGTGACTCCAGACTTCTTGCATGCACTCACCGCTGCTTTCGCGACTTCAGCACAAACCGGATCGGCGAATGCAACGTGCGCGACCAGGCCTTCGCCGAAGAAGGTCGAGACTCTCTGACGAGTGCGATCGACGAACTGATCGGGAATTACGAAGTCCATCGGCCTGTGCTCTTCTTTCAAAGAGCCGACAGCGGAAACCGAGATGATGCGTTCGACGCCGAGCTGCTTCATGCCGTAGATATTGGCGCGAAAGTTGAGCTCAGTCGGCATGATGCGATGCCCGCGTCCATGGCGCGCCAGAAAAGCGACTTTGCGACCCTCAAGAGTGCCCAGAATGTATGCGTCGGACGGTGATCCGAAGGGTGTTTCCAGCTTCTCTTCATGTACATCGGAGAGGCCAGGCATCGAATACAGTCCACTCCCTCCGATGATTCCAATTTCAGCTTTTTGCAATTGAACGGCTCCGGTGAGCTAGGGATGAGGTACTTGAAATTATATCGAACACGGTTTCATGCAGCTCAGTCGAATTCACCTCTGAGATACCTTTTACGCACCGTTTCAGGCATACGCTCGATCGCATACCGCAATGTTGTGCGCGCCATAGCCGAGTAGTGTGTTTTAAGAAATCGGACGAGCTGAGGCTCAGATTGTTTGCCCGCTTCGCGCAGCATCCATCCAACTGCCTTGTGAATCAAATCATGCTTGTCTCCAAGGAGCAACTCTGAGATGTTGAACGCATCTGTAAGATCTCCGCGGCGAATAAAGGCGTGGGTGGCAATAATTGCGATTCGCCGCTCCCACAGATCTGCGGATTTCGCGAGGGTGTAAAGAATTTTTCGCGAGCGGGAGGCTAGATGCTCGCCAACAACATCGCGCGCCGATGCATCGACCAGATCCCAGTTGTTGATGCAGCGCGTGTTTGCCAGATAGAAATCAAAGATATTTCCTCGCGCCGAAGCGTCTGCGCGCTTGTATTGCTCGACCAAGATCAACAGAGCCGCCAGACGATGTTCATGAATTGCAGAGCCCAGGAGCTTCTTCATGTCAGAAAGCTTGAGATCTCGGTAGCGGCTCGCGATCTTGCGAAGCGCCGGCACGGTGATTCCGCAGAATTGATCGCCTTCCCCGTATTCACCCTTTCCGGTTTTGAAAAACCAGGCAAGGTTCTTCGCGCGTTTCGCGTCAGATGCTCTTCCGAGTTCATTTTTGATGTCGGCGAGGGTAAGAGCAGTTCTTGATGAGATTCTCTTCGGCTGTGCCATTCTGGGATTCAATCAGGAGGAATTTTACAGCGATTTCGCGAATACAGAGATCGTGCCGCCCTTTCAGGGCTCGACCGCAGCGCGCACTCCAACCCAGGGCTGACGCCACTGGGCTGCGCTTATGTCGGCCCTTCGGGCCTTTGCTCTTCTGAGGGCACTCTCCACTCGTACGCTCGACTCATACGCTCCACCCATAGCTCTCCGCTATAATCACCAGTTCTCTAATGGCTCCCGAAGCGCAAAAGAAGATTCGCGTACTCGTCGCCAAGCCCGGACTGGATGGTCATGACCGTGGCGCGAAGGTGATCGCACGTGCTCTGCGCGATGCCGGGATGGAAGTCATCTACACCGGCCTGCGGCAGACGCCCGAGATGATCGTAAATGCGGCTCTCCAGGAAGACGTGGACGTTATCGGCCTTTCTATCCTCTCCGGCGCTCACAATGCAATCGTTCCCAGGGTGGTCTCCCTTATGAAGGAGAAGCAGATGGACGACGTCCTCGTCGTTCTCGGTGGAACGATTCCAGAACAGGATGTTCCACATTTGAATCAGTATGGCGTTACCGGCATCTTCGGTCCGGGCACTCCGATGGAGCAGATCGTGAAATTCATCCGCGCTAACGTGAAGCCGCGCGGCATTCCTGCCTAGATCGAGTGCAGTCCGCGACTGAGCACTTCATTCTCGAATCGCGCGAAGAATGCAGCATCATCCATCTGATTTCCGCCGACCGCATGAACCGGCTGATGCTTGCGCGCGTGCAGTCGATGAGCCGTCTAGTTGAACAACTGATGGGAGAGGTGCCGGGAAGCGCGAAGTGTAGGCCTCTGATCATCACGGGGGATGACGAGTACTTTTCCGTCGGCGCCGATCTAACCGAGATTGCTGCGCTCTCGAGCACAGATGCTCTTGCGTTCGCGCGAGAGGGTCAACAGTTAATGAACCTGATTGATGAATTCCCTGCTCCGGTCTATGCCGCCATTTCGGGGTACTGCATGGGAGGCGGACTCGACCTCGCTCTGGCCTGTGA
This is a stretch of genomic DNA from Terriglobales bacterium. It encodes these proteins:
- a CDS encoding enoyl-CoA hydratase/isomerase family protein, whose translation is MQSATEHFILESREECSIIHLISADRMNRLMLARVQSMSRLVEQLMGEVPGSAKCRPLIITGDDEYFSVGADLTEIAALSSTDALAFAREGQQLMNLIDEFPAPVYAAISGYCMGGGLDLALACDFRLSAANAVLGHRGAALGLITGWGGTQRLRDLVGRGRALQMFAAAEKLGAAEALEVGLISEIAANPLARCVELIAKTRPHGP
- a CDS encoding S-methyl-5'-thioadenosine phosphorylase; translation: MQKAEIGIIGGSGLYSMPGLSDVHEEKLETPFGSPSDAYILGTLEGRKVAFLARHGRGHRIMPTELNFRANIYGMKQLGVERIISVSAVGSLKEEHRPMDFVIPDQFVDRTRQRVSTFFGEGLVAHVAFADPVCAEVAKAAVSACKKSGVTGKSGGTYICIEGPQFSTRAESNLYRSWGMDVIGMTNLQEAKLAREAEICYATIAMVTDYDCWHPEHDAVTVETVISYLNKNAENACRVVRQTVADMPKTRSCKCGSALEYAILTDRSRIPAETRRKLNLLLDKYLKTQEAKA
- a CDS encoding cobalamin B12-binding domain-containing protein, with protein sequence MAPEAQKKIRVLVAKPGLDGHDRGAKVIARALRDAGMEVIYTGLRQTPEMIVNAALQEDVDVIGLSILSGAHNAIVPRVVSLMKEKQMDDVLVVLGGTIPEQDVPHLNQYGVTGIFGPGTPMEQIVKFIRANVKPRGIPA
- a CDS encoding DNA alkylation repair protein, producing the protein MAQPKRISSRTALTLADIKNELGRASDAKRAKNLAWFFKTGKGEYGEGDQFCGITVPALRKIASRYRDLKLSDMKKLLGSAIHEHRLAALLILVEQYKRADASARGNIFDFYLANTRCINNWDLVDASARDVVGEHLASRSRKILYTLAKSADLWERRIAIIATHAFIRRGDLTDAFNISELLLGDKHDLIHKAVGWMLREAGKQSEPQLVRFLKTHYSAMARTTLRYAIERMPETVRKRYLRGEFD